A stretch of Candidatus Coatesbacteria bacterium DNA encodes these proteins:
- the smpB gene encoding SsrA-binding protein SmpB, with protein MSEKQNRIIARNRKARHNYILEEAFEAGLALVGSEVKSIRAGHVSIAEAYVRIEDGEAWVVGMHVKRYRPAGPFGPAEDRPRRLLLHRRELKKLTDGVERKGRTIVPLKLYFRGAYAKLQIALAKGKTHRDKRYDIKEREAELAAREAARAGRRYTSRYQD; from the coding sequence GTGAGCGAGAAGCAGAACAGGATCATCGCCCGCAACCGCAAGGCGCGGCACAACTACATCCTCGAGGAGGCCTTCGAGGCCGGTCTGGCCCTCGTCGGCAGCGAGGTCAAGAGCATCCGCGCCGGGCATGTCTCCATCGCCGAGGCCTACGTCCGCATCGAGGACGGCGAGGCCTGGGTGGTGGGTATGCACGTCAAGCGTTACCGTCCCGCCGGTCCCTTCGGTCCCGCCGAGGACCGCCCGCGGCGTCTGTTGCTGCACCGTCGCGAGCTGAAGAAGCTGACCGACGGCGTCGAGCGCAAGGGCCGGACCATCGTGCCGCTGAAGCTCTACTTCCGCGGCGCCTACGCCAAGCTGCAAATCGCCCTGGCCAAGGGCAAGACCCACCGTGACAAGCGCTACGACATCAAGGAGCGCGAAGCGGAGCTGGCCGCCCGCGAGGCCGCCCGGGCCGGCCGGCGTTACACCAGCCGCTACCAGGACTGA
- a CDS encoding T9SS type A sorting domain-containing protein — MKRMLLLVLALALVAPATADDWHIETVDSDGYVGRYTSLALDSSGYPHISYNNWGDVDLKYAVWNGASWELQTVSSNGYVGEYTSLALDSSDHPHISYYDYDDLLKYAAWNGASWEFQTVDSGGDAGTYTSLALDSSDHPHISYFYYANDDLKYADWNGASWELATVDSGGEVGRYTSLALDSSGNPHISYYDDTNEDLKYAAWNGASWQIETVYTGGDVGRHTSLALDAGGNPHISYYDDSNDDLKYAAWNGGDWDLDTVDWSGSLGRYNSLALDSSGNPHISYYDATNEDLKYAYWNGASWEIETVDSDGDVGEDTSLALDSSGYPYISYYDGANYDLKFATTRPDWDIEDVELTASPEDDGVLLGWSISGDLPAGVRVLRGVDDPVAVSGSLDGTTRRWLDRDVEPGGSYVYWLETTDSAGQVQRFGPTAAVDVPEQAQRLTLDEPYPNPAANSVSIAFTLPEAQRVSLSVYDLAGRRVATLSEGELPAGRHEVAWNCAAEAAGVYLLRLETQGEALSRRIVVGR, encoded by the coding sequence ATGAAACGGATGCTGTTGCTCGTTTTGGCTTTGGCCTTAGTTGCACCTGCAACCGCCGATGATTGGCACATCGAAACGGTGGATTCGGACGGATATGTTGGCCGGTATACCTCTTTGGCGCTGGATTCCAGCGGCTACCCGCATATTTCATACAACAATTGGGGCGACGTCGACCTCAAGTACGCCGTCTGGAACGGCGCGAGCTGGGAGCTCCAGACGGTGAGTTCGAACGGCTATGTAGGCGAGTACACCTCCCTGGCGCTGGATTCCAGCGACCACCCCCACATCTCGTACTACGACTACGACGACCTCCTCAAGTACGCCGCCTGGAACGGCGCGAGCTGGGAGTTCCAGACGGTAGATTCGGGTGGTGATGCCGGAACCTACACCTCCCTGGCGCTGGATTCCAGCGACCACCCGCACATCTCGTACTTCTACTATGCCAACGACGACCTCAAGTACGCGGATTGGAACGGCGCGAGCTGGGAGCTCGCGACAGTGGATTCGGGTGGTGAAGTCGGCCGGTACACCTCCCTGGCGCTGGATTCCAGCGGTAACCCCCACATCTCGTACTACGACGATACCAACGAAGATCTCAAGTATGCCGCCTGGAACGGTGCGAGCTGGCAGATCGAGACGGTGTATACGGGTGGTGATGTCGGCCGGCACACCTCCCTGGCGCTGGATGCCGGCGGTAACCCCCACATCTCGTACTACGACGATTCCAACGACGATCTCAAGTACGCCGCCTGGAACGGTGGGGACTGGGATCTCGATACCGTGGATTGGTCGGGTTCCCTAGGCCGGTACAACTCCCTGGCGCTGGACTCCAGCGGCAACCCGCACATCTCATACTACGACGCCACCAACGAAGACCTCAAGTACGCGTATTGGAACGGCGCGAGCTGGGAGATCGAGACGGTGGATTCGGATGGTGATGTAGGCGAAGACACCTCCCTGGCGCTGGATTCCAGCGGCTACCCGTATATCTCTTACTACGATGGTGCCAATTACGATCTCAAGTTCGCCACCACCCGCCCGGACTGGGATATAGAGGATGTTGAACTAACAGCTTCGCCCGAGGATGACGGCGTTCTGCTGGGCTGGAGCATCAGCGGCGATCTGCCCGCCGGTGTCCGTGTCCTGCGCGGGGTGGATGATCCCGTCGCCGTGTCGGGCTCGCTGGACGGCACGACCCGCCGCTGGCTGGATCGGGACGTCGAGCCCGGCGGGAGCTACGTCTACTGGCTCGAAACAACGGATAGCGCGGGCCAGGTGCAAAGATTCGGGCCGACGGCGGCCGTCGACGTGCCGGAGCAGGCGCAGCGCTTGACCCTCGATGAACCGTACCCCAACCCGGCGGCTAACAGCGTCAGCATCGCCTTCACCCTGCCCGAGGCCCAGCGCGTCAGCCTGAGCGTCTACGACCTGGCCGGGCGCCGGGTGGCCACGCTGAGCGAGGGCGAACTGCCCGCCGGACGCCACGAGGTCGCCTGGAACTGCGCCGCCGAGGCCGCCGGCGTCTACCTGCTGCGCCTGGAGACGCAAGGCGAGGCGCTCAGCCGCCGGATCGTCGTCGGCCGGTAA